The nucleotide window ACCACGGCGCGGGCCATGGCCGACACTTCCGCCTGCGTGAGCATGGCATTGTCGGGTAGCGCCTCGGTACGCGGTAGCTCTTGCAGCATTACAACTCTCCTATTGGCAATAATTAGGACAATTTGTGCCAAATGGCAAGATCGACATGCGCGGGCGCCGCAAAGCACAGGCAAGTGGGCCACTTCGCTTGTTCCGGCGCCGCGCACCCGGCTATAACCGGAAGCGACAACAGCAAAGGTGACGCTATATGCTCGTGGACGGCAGCATTTTTCTGGGCGTGAGCGACAAGCCGGAATATCTCAAGCTCAAATATGCCAATCGCCATGGGCTGATTACCGGGGCCACGGGCACCGGCAAGACAGTGAGCCTGCAAGTGCTGGCGGAAGGTTTTTCCGCCGCAGGCGTGCCGGTCTTTGCGGCCGATATCAAGGGTGACCTGTCCGGCGTGTCCAAAATGGGCCGGGCGCAGGGCTGGCAGACCAAACGCGCCGAGGATATCGGCTTTACCGACTTTGCCGACGATGTTTTTCCGGTGATCTTCTGGGACCTGTTCGGCCGCCAGGGCCATCCGGTACGGGCCACGATTTCGGAAATGGGGCCGGTGCTGCTGAGCCGCATTCTCGATCTCAACGACACCCAGGAAGGCGTGCTCAACATCGCCTTCCGCGTCGCTGACGAGGAAGGGCTGCTGCTGCTCGACCTTAAGGATTTGCGCGCCCTGCTGGTGGATATCCAGGAGCGGGCCAGGGAAGTCTCGGCGCGCTTTGGCAATGTGACCACGGCCTCGATCGGCGCTATCCAGCGCGCGCTGCTGGTGCTGGAACAGCAGGGCGCCGACAATTTCTTCGGCGAACGGGCCCTGGCCATTGCCGATCTGATGCGCACCGATGCCGATGGGCGCGGTGTGGTCTCGATCCTGGCGGCAGACCAACTGATGCAGGCGCCGCGGCTTTACGCGACGTTTCTGCTCTGGCTGCTCTCGGAGCTGTTCGAGGAACTGCCCGAAGTGGGCGACCCGGACAAACCCAGGCTGGTGTTCTTTTTCGACGAGGCGCATCTGCTGTTCGACGACGCACCAAAGGCGCTGATCGACAAGGTGGAACAGGTGGTCAAGCTGATCCGGTCCAAAGGCGTCGGCGTCTATTTCGTCACCCAGAACCCGGTCGATATTCCCGAAAGTGTGTTGTCCCAGCTCGCCAATCGTGTGCAGCACGCCTTGCGCGCCTATACGCCGCGCGAGCAGAAGGCGGTGCGGGTGGCGGCCGAGACCTTCCGGCCCAATCCGGCCTTTTCCACCGAAGAGGTGATCACCCAGCTCGGGATCGGCGAGGCGCTGGTGTCGGTGCTGGAGGAGAAGGGCGTACCCTCCATGGTGGGGCGCACCTTTATCCGGCCACCCTCGGCCCAGGTGGGGCCAATCTCCCCAGCCGAGCGGGATGCGACCTTGGCCAATTCGCCCGTTGGCGGACTTTACGACACGGTGCTGGACCGCGAATCGGCCTTTGAAGTGCTGCACAAGCGGGCACGGGACAAACAATTGGCCGAAGAGCGCGCCGCTTTCGAAGAGCAGAAGCGCGAGGAGGCTGAAAAACTGGCCCGGGAACAGGCGCGTGCCGAAAAGGCCAGCACGCCGCGCCGCAGTACCCGCCAATCGCCCACAGAGGCGGCGATGACCTCCTTTGCCCGCACCGTGGCCAATACGCTGGGGCGTGAACTGGTGCGCGGTATTCTGGGCGGCCTGAAGGGGCGGCGCTGATGGCGGTTCCGAGCAAGACCGGCCTGACCATTGCCATTTTCGCCTCCGACAAGGGGCATGGCGATCCCGAACGCGCCAGCCTGATGGGTGAGGCCGGCCGCATGTTCGCCCGCAAAGGCGCGCGCATGCTGTGCCTGGCGGAAGGTGGCGCGCTGCCCGTGCCGCTGATCACCGCGGCGCGGACCGCCGGGGGCAGCGTGGACGTGGTGGCCGATGCGAGTATCGTGCTGCCGCAGGCGCTCGATGGCCTGCCCATCACCGTGCTGCCCGAACGCGCGGAGCGTCTGGCCTATCTGGCCAATGCCGCCTCGGTCTTTGTGGCGCTGCCCGGATCGCTGGCCTCGATATCGGCATTGTTCGGCACTTGGGCATCGGGCCCGGTGCGGCCGGTCGTCATGCTCAACCGCCACCGGGCTTTCGAGGTGCTGCGCGGCTTTGCCACCGATGTGCTGGCCGCCTCGGTTTCGGGCTATGACAAGAATGTCCAGTTTACCGACAATGTCGAGGATCTCTGGAACAAGGTGGCCTGGGTGAGCGAACAGGCGCGCTAGCGGCGTTCCGGATTGGGTCGGAATCGGCGGTTCCTGCGCCTCCCTCCCCCTTGAGGGGAGGGATCGAGGGTGGGGGTGGTTTTGTGGGTCACCGATGGACCCCCACCCCCCTCCCCTCCCCTCAAGGGGGAGGGGAGGGGCCCCGTCAGAGATTGATGGAGTCCAGGGGATAGGCCGCCATTTCCCCCACCCTAGCTTCGCTAAAGCCTGCGGCCAGCTTCGCTACCCTCCCCACAAGGGGGAGGGAGATCGATGAACACTGGCCCCTTTCCCTGCGCCGCCCTCCCCTTGATAGGGGGGAATGAGGGTGGGGGTGGTCTGTGTCGGGGCTTAGTTCGACGGGCCCTGATCGGGGCGCGCGGCGCGGCGATCGGGAAAGAGCGGCACGACATTGTCGGTATAACGGCGCGCGGGATGCGGCTCAGGCGTCCGCATGGGCACGCGATTGCGCCGCTCGGGACCGCGATAACCAAAGCCAAGGGCGCCCACCACACTGCGGTTGAGCAGGCGCGCCTGCACCCGCTGCAGCAAATGGCGTGGGGACATGGGCTTGATCAGCACTTCGTCGATACCCGCACTGATGGCCTGCTGGCGCATGGGCGGGGTGATGGCGCGGGTCATGGCGACGACCGGCAGGTCGCGCGAGACGAAGGCGGGATCGAGGCGAATGGCCTCGACCATTTCATAGGCCGGGCGGCCCTCGCGGTCGAAATCGACCACCAGCATGTCGAGCGGGGCAATGCGCATATAGGCAAACAGGCCCGCTTCGCTGTCGAAGGGCCGGACGCGCAGGCGTGAGTCGCCCGCCAGCACCATGGTCAGAACGGCGCTGAGAGCCGGATTTGCGGCCAGAATGGCAATGGTCTTGCCCGTTGTGGTCACGACGCCCCCTTCTTATCGTTAAAGCTTCGTTAACATGGCTCAATGGCGGATTGAAGGGTGTGGTTCCACTTCTCAAAAAGAGATCGTGAGCAGGGTGAACGGGGACGGGCCGTGCCGGAGGGCTGCGGCAGTGTGCCGGTTGCCCGGGCGGGCTGGGTCTGGTTGATAGCGGTGACCGTTTTGGGCAGGGCCGGGGACCGGGCATGAGACATATCTATCTGGTATTTGGGCTGGCCTCGGCGGCGCTCGGCATTGCCGGCGCCTTCCTGCCGCTGGTGCCGACAACACCTCTGTTGATCCTGGCTGCCTGGTTCTTCGCCCGCTCCTCGCCGCGCCTGGAAAGCTGGCTGCTCGACCACCCCAGATTCGGCCCCTTGCTCCGGGCCTGGCGGACGAATGGCGCCATTCCGCGCCGCGCCAAGCTGCTGGCCTGCTGCGGCATTGCGGTGGGCGTGGTGTTTTTCTGGATCGGCGCCAGGCCCGGCTATTGGCTATGGCTTACCGGAGCCGCCATTCTGGGCGGGAGCGCGGGCTATATTATTTCGCGTCCGGAGACGAAACGGGGCAAGTGACCCGACAAAAGAAAAACGGCGGGATCGCTCCCGCCGTTTGTCGCAAAAGGGCAATGCCGGATCAGGCAGTTGCCTCTTCGAACAGCTTTTCGACATGCTCCCAGTTCACCAGACTGTCGAACCAGGCTTCGAGATATTTCGGGCGCGCATTGCGGTAGTCGATGTAATAGGAGTGTTCCCACACATCCACGCCCAGAAGCGGAATGCCGCCATGGACCAGCGGCGATTCGCCATTGGGGGTCTTGGTGACTTCGAGCTTGCCGGCCTTGTGATTGAAGCTCAGCCAGGCCCAGCCCGAGCCGAACTGGGTGGTGCCGGCGGCGATGAAATCGGCGCGGAACTTGTCAAAGCCACCCAGATCTTCCTCGATCTTGGCCGCCAGCTTGCCGGGCAGGGCCGAGCCGCCGCCACTGGGCTTCATCCAGTTCCAGAAATGCACATGGTTGTAATGCTGGCCGGCATTGTTGAACAGGCCCGCATTCTTGCCATAGCTCTCCTTGACGATGTCTTCCAGCGGCAGGATTTCCAGCCCCGAGCCTTCCAGCAGCTTTTCGCCGTTGGTGACATAGGCCTGGTGGTGCTTGTCGTGGTGGAACTCTAGGGTTTCGGCTGACATATAGGGTGCCAGGGCATCGTAGGCATAGGGCAGCTCGGGCAGTGTGAACTTGGTGGTCATTATGGCCTCCATCTGGAATAGACGCTGGAAAAGTTCGGCCACTGGTATAGGCCGAACGCGATGACACAACAATCACTTGCTTGGGATTGTTCCGACGCGCCCGCACCTGCCCGGACCCGGCCGGCAGGAGCGGGCCAAAGCGTCAGGCCTTGCGCGGCATCAGTGCGAGAGCCGCCACCAGGGCTGCCAGTACGGCCGTCACCATGAGATTGGTCAGGGCCGAATAATTGTCCACGATGAAGCCGCCGAGGATGGCGCCGCTCATAATGGCCGCCTGGAAGGACACCACCATCAGGCTGCCCGAAGTCTCCAGCGCGTCGGGCGCCGAACGCGAGAGATTGGCCTGAAGCGCCACCGGCGCCATGCCGAAGGCAAAGCCCCAAAGCGCGGAGAAGGCAAAGGCCGCAACCATGCCCGAGCCGAGAAGCACCAGCGCCAGGGCGGACAATGCCAGGATGGCGCCCGTGACCGCCACGGCCCAGGACGCATTCACATCGGCCAGCCGTCCGCCCGCCACAGTGCCGAAGACCGCCGCGACGCCGAACCCGCCCAGCACCATGGCAATCTCGTTGGTCGTGAGACCCGTGATCTGTTCGAGGAAGGGCCGCACATAGACCGAGCCGGTCATATGCCCGCCAACGAGCAGGATGATGGCCAGCATACCCATGCGGATGCCGGGGCGCTTGAGCAGGCGGAACACGTCGGCCACGCTGTTTCCCTGCGCTGAGGGCAGGTTGGGCAGGCTGGCCAGTTGCAGCAGCAGGGCCAGGCCGGAGAGAGCGGCGGTAATGACCATGGCAAAGCGCCAGCCGAACCAGTCACCCACCAAGGCGCCCATGGAAGGGGCGGCGATGGTCGCCAGGGATACACCGAGGCTGACCATGGCCATGCCCCGGCCGATGGCGCCGGTGCCGACAAGACGCGCCACCACGGCCACCGAAAGCGCCCAGAATGCGCTAAGCGCAATGCCCAGGCCCGCCCGCGCCACGAGCAGCAGCCAGAAATCGGTGGCGAAAGCCGCCAGCAGATTGGAGGCAATGGCCAGGGCGCTGAGGCCAACCATCACCAGCTTCCGGTCAAGCCGGCCGATCAACACATTGCTGAACAGCGCAGAAAAGGCGCCAACCAGCGCAGTGGCGGTGACGACCTGGCCCGCCGTGCCTTCGGTGATACCCAGATCGCGCGCCATCGGGGTCAACAGGCCGGCAGGCAGAAACTCCGCCGAAACCAGCGAGAAGCTGGTGACCAGCATGGCCAGCATGGCCATCCAGGTCCTGGCCGCCCAACTGGACTGCTTTACGCCCTGGCCCAGGGCGGAATTGGTCTCATCCTCAAAGGGAAGGGAAGTATCGCTCATCAATGAGTCTCCATGAATGGGGAGACATTCATAACGATGTGCGTCTGGACGATATGTGGCCTAAAATCCAAATTCCATATCAATTCGTCCAGGCTTAGCCCGCCGGACCGCACCGGGCGAATGATTGGTTATGCGCTTGAAGGCCCTCGAAAAACTGGCCTCGGATTCGTAGCCCAGCCTGTCGGCGACATCGGCAACCGCCATGCCATGCTGGGCAAGCCATTCCTGCGCCAATTGCATGCGCAATCGTGCCAGGTAACGCGCCGCGCCTTCGCCCAGAATGGTGCTGAACCTTTCGGCGAAAGCGGATCGCGACTGGCCCGCCAGCTCGGCGAGCGTGTCGAGGGTCCAATGCTGGCCGGGATCGCGGTGCATGGCAGCCAGGACGCGGCCAATTTGCGGATCGCGTATGGCTGCCAGCCAACCCGATGTCGCATTCTCGTTCTTGTTGACCCAGCATCTGATCAGCCGGGCGGTCAATAGATCGGCCATGCGCGAGAGCATGGTGGCACTGCCCATTTTCGCCTCGCTGGCCTCGCTGGCCATGGCTTCGATGAGCGGGGTGACTACCGGATCGTTGGCCGCCACGTCGCAGCCCCTGATGACAGCAGGCATGAGGCGGATGAGTGGATGCAACGCGTAGGCGCCAAGCGCCATCGAGCCGCTGAAGATGACACTTTGCTCACCCTCACCCGGCTGCACAACCTCGCACACATTGCCGCCGTGACGGATGACCTGGCACTTGGCCACACTGTCCTCGCAGGGGCCGGGCGCGCCGGCCAGAATATGCTCGATCCCCTGCGGGAGCAGGATCAGATCGCCCATGCCCAGCGACCGCCAGCCTTCGGCCTCTGCCCACATCCAGCAAGGGCCTTTGCTGATGAAGTGGAAGCGCAGCAAATCCTGCCGCGGAAAGCTGATGCTCCAGGGATGGCGCAATTCGCACCGCCCATAACTGACCCCGGCCAGGCGAAAATCCTGCAGGACATCACTCAGCGCATCATCGGATCTGGACGAATTGTCGGTCATTCGCGAGAATTATCAACAATTCGTCCGAGCGGCAAGGTGGCGGATTAGTCTTTCATGCCCAGCATCTCAAGCGCGAAGGCATAGCATTGCGCGGTTTCCTTGAGCCGGTCGAAGCGGCCCGAAGCGCCGGCATGGCCTGCGCCCATATTGGTCTTGAGATAGAGCGGCGCATCGCCGGTCTTGGTTGCC belongs to Devosia sp. XK-2 and includes:
- a CDS encoding helicase HerA-like domain-containing protein, which gives rise to MLVDGSIFLGVSDKPEYLKLKYANRHGLITGATGTGKTVSLQVLAEGFSAAGVPVFAADIKGDLSGVSKMGRAQGWQTKRAEDIGFTDFADDVFPVIFWDLFGRQGHPVRATISEMGPVLLSRILDLNDTQEGVLNIAFRVADEEGLLLLDLKDLRALLVDIQERAREVSARFGNVTTASIGAIQRALLVLEQQGADNFFGERALAIADLMRTDADGRGVVSILAADQLMQAPRLYATFLLWLLSELFEELPEVGDPDKPRLVFFFDEAHLLFDDAPKALIDKVEQVVKLIRSKGVGVYFVTQNPVDIPESVLSQLANRVQHALRAYTPREQKAVRVAAETFRPNPAFSTEEVITQLGIGEALVSVLEEKGVPSMVGRTFIRPPSAQVGPISPAERDATLANSPVGGLYDTVLDRESAFEVLHKRARDKQLAEERAAFEEQKREEAEKLAREQARAEKASTPRRSTRQSPTEAAMTSFARTVANTLGRELVRGILGGLKGRR
- a CDS encoding response regulator; this translates as MTTTGKTIAILAANPALSAVLTMVLAGDSRLRVRPFDSEAGLFAYMRIAPLDMLVVDFDREGRPAYEMVEAIRLDPAFVSRDLPVVAMTRAITPPMRQQAISAGIDEVLIKPMSPRHLLQRVQARLLNRSVVGALGFGYRGPERRNRVPMRTPEPHPARRYTDNVVPLFPDRRAARPDQGPSN
- a CDS encoding YbaN family protein, which codes for MRHIYLVFGLASAALGIAGAFLPLVPTTPLLILAAWFFARSSPRLESWLLDHPRFGPLLRAWRTNGAIPRRAKLLACCGIAVGVVFFWIGARPGYWLWLTGAAILGGSAGYIISRPETKRGK
- a CDS encoding superoxide dismutase — encoded protein: MTTKFTLPELPYAYDALAPYMSAETLEFHHDKHHQAYVTNGEKLLEGSGLEILPLEDIVKESYGKNAGLFNNAGQHYNHVHFWNWMKPSGGGSALPGKLAAKIEEDLGGFDKFRADFIAAGTTQFGSGWAWLSFNHKAGKLEVTKTPNGESPLVHGGIPLLGVDVWEHSYYIDYRNARPKYLEAWFDSLVNWEHVEKLFEEATA
- a CDS encoding MFS transporter, with amino-acid sequence MSDTSLPFEDETNSALGQGVKQSSWAARTWMAMLAMLVTSFSLVSAEFLPAGLLTPMARDLGITEGTAGQVVTATALVGAFSALFSNVLIGRLDRKLVMVGLSALAIASNLLAAFATDFWLLLVARAGLGIALSAFWALSVAVVARLVGTGAIGRGMAMVSLGVSLATIAAPSMGALVGDWFGWRFAMVITAALSGLALLLQLASLPNLPSAQGNSVADVFRLLKRPGIRMGMLAIILLVGGHMTGSVYVRPFLEQITGLTTNEIAMVLGGFGVAAVFGTVAGGRLADVNASWAVAVTGAILALSALALVLLGSGMVAAFAFSALWGFAFGMAPVALQANLSRSAPDALETSGSLMVVSFQAAIMSGAILGGFIVDNYSALTNLMVTAVLAALVAALALMPRKA
- a CDS encoding AraC family transcriptional regulator, translating into MTDNSSRSDDALSDVLQDFRLAGVSYGRCELRHPWSISFPRQDLLRFHFISKGPCWMWAEAEGWRSLGMGDLILLPQGIEHILAGAPGPCEDSVAKCQVIRHGGNVCEVVQPGEGEQSVIFSGSMALGAYALHPLIRLMPAVIRGCDVAANDPVVTPLIEAMASEASEAKMGSATMLSRMADLLTARLIRCWVNKNENATSGWLAAIRDPQIGRVLAAMHRDPGQHWTLDTLAELAGQSRSAFAERFSTILGEGAARYLARLRMQLAQEWLAQHGMAVADVADRLGYESEASFSRAFKRITNHSPGAVRRAKPGRIDMEFGF